The following are from one region of the Deltaproteobacteria bacterium genome:
- a CDS encoding zinc ribbon domain-containing protein: MMLGKDDWKYDEEQWDEKGEEEAKELPPQIQCAQCLHWVDRESLYCPWCGKKLPEIRRKPSS, encoded by the coding sequence GTGATGTTGGGGAAGGACGACTGGAAGTACGACGAGGAACAGTGGGACGAGAAGGGGGAAGAGGAGGCGAAGGAGCTTCCCCCGCAGATCCAGTGCGCCCAGTGCCTCCACTGGGTGGATCGCGAGTCGCTCTACTGCCCGTGGTGCGGGAAGAAACTCCCCGAAATCCGACGGAAACCTTCTTCCTGA